From Sphingomonas bisphenolicum, one genomic window encodes:
- a CDS encoding MFS transporter, producing MWRHKRVLAASLIGTAVEFYDFYIYATAASLIFPSLFFPSSSPSAQLMASYGSLALAFFARPVGAAVFGHYGDRIGRKATLVASLMLMGGCTLLIGFLPTYQMIGYWAPLILCLLRFGQGFGLGGEWGGAALLAVENAPPGWRARFGMFPQLGAPVGFIAANGLFLILGAFLTDEDFFAWGWRLPFLGSAVLVILGLWVRLKLTETPEFAAAQKETPPPAVPLATLLSSHLGAAIAGTFACAACFAVYYIATAFALGYGTTALRIDREIFLAIQLGAILFMALSIVIAGWWSDRTTPTNALAWGCAGTVAMGLVFGPLIGTGALLPIFAALSLALFVMGFIYGPLGAYLPALFPIQLRYTGASFAFNLGGIIGGALAPIVATWLIGAQGVGLVGLYMSAAALISLGGLWFTSRAAPVQ from the coding sequence ATGTGGCGGCACAAGCGCGTGCTGGCGGCCAGCCTGATCGGCACGGCAGTCGAATTCTACGATTTCTACATCTACGCCACGGCCGCCAGCCTGATCTTCCCTTCGCTCTTCTTCCCCTCCTCCTCACCCTCGGCGCAGTTGATGGCCTCCTATGGCAGCCTCGCCCTCGCCTTCTTCGCCCGGCCGGTGGGCGCGGCGGTGTTCGGCCATTATGGCGACCGGATCGGGCGCAAGGCGACATTGGTCGCCTCGCTGATGCTGATGGGCGGCTGCACGCTGCTGATCGGCTTCCTGCCCACCTATCAGATGATCGGTTACTGGGCGCCGCTGATCCTGTGTCTGTTGCGCTTCGGCCAGGGCTTTGGCCTCGGCGGCGAATGGGGCGGCGCGGCGCTGCTGGCGGTGGAGAACGCCCCGCCGGGCTGGCGCGCGCGCTTCGGCATGTTCCCGCAACTGGGCGCCCCGGTCGGCTTCATCGCCGCCAACGGCCTGTTCCTGATCCTGGGCGCCTTCCTGACCGACGAAGACTTCTTCGCCTGGGGCTGGCGCCTGCCCTTCCTCGGCAGCGCAGTACTGGTGATCCTGGGCCTCTGGGTTCGCCTCAAACTCACCGAAACCCCGGAATTCGCCGCCGCGCAAAAGGAGACGCCGCCGCCCGCCGTGCCGCTGGCGACCCTGCTTTCCTCACATCTCGGCGCGGCGATCGCCGGCACCTTCGCCTGCGCGGCCTGTTTCGCCGTCTACTATATCGCGACCGCCTTCGCGCTCGGCTACGGCACCACCGCGCTCAGGATCGACCGCGAAATCTTCCTCGCCATCCAGCTCGGCGCGATCCTGTTCATGGCGCTCAGCATCGTCATCGCCGGCTGGTGGTCGGATCGGACCACGCCCACCAATGCCCTCGCCTGGGGCTGCGCCGGTACGGTGGCGATGGGCCTCGTCTTCGGCCCGCTGATCGGCACCGGCGCGCTGCTGCCGATCTTCGCGGCGCTCAGCCTGGCCTTGTTCGTCATGGGCTTCATCTACGGCCCGCTGGGCGCCTATCTGCCTGCCCTCTTCCCGATCCAGCTACGCTATACCGGCGCGTCCTTCGCCTTCAACCTGGGCGGCATCATCGGCGGTGCGCTGGCGCCGATCGTCGCGACCTGGCTGATCGGCGCGCAGGGCGTCGGCCTGGTCGGGCTTTACATGTCGGCGGCCGCGCTCATCAGCCTGGGCGGCCTCTGGTTCACCAGCCGCGCGGCGCCGGTCCAATGA
- a CDS encoding TrmH family RNA methyltransferase, with the protein MAREITGFSNPLVKRVRSLREKKHRKAEGLFLAEGLRILTEAREEGVLPEMLFHAGSTHPLALDLIDAMEATGGDVIETTPDILSKISGKDNAQAVVGVYRDRLTPLDRLDRTKADIWIVAQSLRDPGNLGTILRTGDAVGAGGLILIDDCVDPFSVEAVRASMGALFTQSITQARWGEFMHWLRQGPGELIGTSLKATHDYQQPRYASPSFLLVGNEAQGLPEAYEAECDLLVKMPMLGKADSLNAAVATAVMAYELLNQKRRS; encoded by the coding sequence GTGGCACGCGAGATCACCGGATTTTCCAACCCGCTGGTGAAGCGCGTCCGCAGCTTGCGGGAAAAAAAGCATCGCAAGGCGGAGGGACTGTTCCTGGCCGAAGGGCTGCGCATCCTGACCGAAGCGCGCGAGGAAGGCGTGCTGCCCGAAATGCTGTTCCACGCCGGCTCCACCCATCCCCTGGCGCTGGACCTGATCGACGCGATGGAGGCGACCGGCGGTGACGTCATCGAAACCACGCCCGACATCCTGTCCAAGATCAGCGGCAAGGACAATGCACAGGCGGTTGTCGGCGTCTATCGCGACCGGCTTACCCCGCTCGACAGGCTGGACCGTACCAAGGCGGATATCTGGATCGTCGCCCAGTCGCTGCGCGATCCCGGCAATCTCGGCACCATATTGCGCACGGGCGACGCGGTCGGCGCGGGCGGCCTGATCCTCATCGACGACTGCGTCGATCCCTTCTCGGTCGAAGCGGTGCGCGCCTCCATGGGGGCGCTCTTCACCCAGTCGATCACCCAGGCGCGCTGGGGCGAATTCATGCACTGGCTGCGGCAGGGACCGGGCGAACTGATCGGCACCAGCCTGAAGGCGACCCACGACTATCAGCAACCGCGCTACGCCAGCCCCAGCTTCCTGCTGGTCGGCAACGAAGCGCAGGGTCTGCCCGAAGCCTACGAGGCCGAATGCGACCTGCTGGTGAAGATGCCGATGCTGGGCAAGGCGGACAGCCTGAACGCGGCGGTGGCGACGGCGGTCATGGCCTATGAATTGTTGAACCAGAAACGCAGATCATAA